In Castor canadensis chromosome 11, mCasCan1.hap1v2, whole genome shotgun sequence, a single genomic region encodes these proteins:
- the Rskr gene encoding ribosomal protein S6 kinase-related protein, which translates to MSQLPCFSAGWQQWGPWIRGWESLWSGVGTIRSGLEEVWELQGHQCLHQESLQPAPVLIEKPLSEWPVPRFINLFLPEFPLRPIRGQQQLKILGLVAKGSFGTVLKVTDCAQKAVFAVKVVPKVKVLQRDTLRQCKEEVSIQRQISHPFVHSLGDSWQGKRHLFIMCSYCSTDLYSLWSAVSCFPEASVRLFAAELVLVLCYLHDLGIIHRDVKMENILLDERGHLKLTDFGMSRHLSQGARAYTICGTLQYMAPEVLSGGPYNHAADWWSLGVLLFSLATGKFPVVAERDHIAMLANVTHYDSAIPASLNQELSLLLQELLCQNPLHRLRYLHHFQVHPFFRGVTFDPELLQKHPVNFVMETQDTQPCSSESMAFKDFDGDLESCLVHSISASPSLL; encoded by the exons ATGTCACAG CTCCCTTGCTTCTCAGCAGGGTGGCAACAATGGGGTCCCTGGATCCGAGGCTGGGAGAGCCTCTGGTCTGGGGTGGGGACTATCAGGTCAGGTTTGGAAGAAGTATGGGAACTACAAGGGCATCAATGCCTGCACCAGGAGTCCCTACAGCCAGCCCCAGTGCTAATAGAGAAGCCTCTGTCTGAGTGGCCAGTGCCTCGGTTCATCAACCTCTTTCTGCCAGAATTTCCCTTGAGGCCCATTAGGGGGCAGCAGCAGCTGAAG ATTTTAGGCCTTGTGGCTAAAGGCTCTTTTGGAACTGTCCTGAAAGTGACAGATTGTGCCCAGAAAGCTGTGTTTGCAGTAAAG GTGGTACCCAAGGTAAAAGTCCTACAGAGGGATACTCTGAGGCAGTGCAAAGAGGAGGTTAGCATCCAG CGACAGATCAGCCATCCTTTTGTCCACAGCTTGGGAGACAGCTGGCAGGGGAAACGGCACCTCTTCATTA TGTGTAGCTACTGCAGCACAGATCTGTACTCCCTGTGGTCTGCTGTCAGCTGCTTTCCAGAAGCCTCTGTCCGTCTCTTTGCAGCTGAGCTGGTCCTTGTGCTAT GCTATCTCCATGACTTGGGCATCATCCATCGAGATGTAAAG ATGGAGAATATCCTTCTGGATGAACGAG GCCATCTGAAACTAACTGACTTTGGTATGTCCCGCCACCTGTCCCAGGGAGCCCGAGCCTATACTATCTGTGGTACTCTTCAATACATGG CCCCAGAGGTCTTGAGTGGTGGGCCATACAACCATGCTGCTGATTGGTGGTCCCTGGGTGTCTTGCTTTTCTCTTTGGCAACTGGGAAG TTCCCAGTGGTGGCAGAGAGAGATCATATAGCCATGTTGGCAAATGTGACCCACTATGACTCTGCGATCCCAGCTTCCCTTAACCAGGAACTCTCACTCCTGCTCCAAGAG CTGTTATGCCAGAATCCCCTCCACCGTCTCCGTTATCTACATCACTTCCAGGTCCACCCTTTCTTTCGGGGTGTGACCTTTGATCCAGAGCTTCTACAGAAGCATCCAGTGAACTTCGtcatggaaacacaagacaccCAGCCTTGTTCATCAGAATCTATGGCCTTTAAGGACTTTGATGGTGATCTGGAATCCTGCCTGGTCCACTCCATCTCTGCTTCACCATCTCTACTATAG